A stretch of Natronococcus sp. CG52 DNA encodes these proteins:
- a CDS encoding DJ-1/PfpI/YhbO family deglycase/protease: MSETDQQPLEGTTVGILLAQEGTEEVEFTEPKEVVTDAGATVDVLGSDTGAGETVNNDLEPSDSYEIERTFDEVSADEYDALIVPGGTVGADTLRANEAAIDLIRTHLSDGKPIGVICHGPWVLVEADVVDGRALTSYHSLETDIRNAGGEWVDEEVVVDDGLITSRNPDDLEAFCETLVEEFATASE, from the coding sequence ATGAGCGAAACCGACCAGCAACCGCTCGAGGGAACGACAGTCGGGATACTCCTCGCACAGGAGGGCACCGAAGAGGTCGAGTTCACCGAACCGAAGGAGGTCGTTACGGATGCCGGGGCCACCGTCGACGTTCTCGGCAGCGACACCGGTGCGGGCGAAACCGTCAACAACGACCTCGAGCCCAGCGACTCGTACGAGATCGAACGAACGTTCGACGAGGTCTCCGCGGACGAGTACGATGCACTGATCGTCCCCGGCGGCACCGTAGGTGCGGACACCCTCCGGGCGAACGAGGCCGCCATCGACCTGATTCGAACGCACCTGTCGGACGGCAAGCCGATCGGCGTGATCTGTCACGGCCCCTGGGTCCTGGTCGAGGCGGACGTCGTCGACGGGCGAGCGCTGACCTCCTACCACAGCCTCGAGACAGACATCCGCAACGCCGGTGGCGAGTGGGTCGACGAGGAAGTCGTCGTCGACGACGGCCTGATCACCAGCCGCAATCCGGACGACCTCGAGGCGTTCTGCGAGACGCTCGTCGAGGAATTCGCGACGGCTTCCGAGTAA
- a CDS encoding PadR family transcriptional regulator, which translates to MDDLTGFQRDLLYVIAGADQPSGQDIKEEIETYYSSDINHGRLYPNLDTLVNKELVEKGELDRRTNYYAISDTGHDAIANRRDWESQYIDG; encoded by the coding sequence ATGGACGATTTGACCGGCTTTCAGCGAGACCTCCTGTACGTCATCGCAGGAGCAGACCAGCCATCTGGCCAGGACATCAAAGAGGAGATCGAGACGTACTACAGCAGCGACATCAACCACGGACGGTTGTATCCTAATCTCGACACCCTCGTCAACAAAGAGCTAGTCGAGAAGGGGGAACTCGACCGGCGGACGAACTACTACGCGATCAGTGACACGGGCCACGACGCGATCGCGAACCGTCGAGACTGGGAATCCCAGTACATCGACGGCTGA
- a CDS encoding queuosine precursor transporter, whose protein sequence is MDQHRAAPSIAQVSLIGLFVAALVTAQLTASKVLAFDLPASLPITGAELVLPGAALAYALTFLASDCYTELYGRRAAQIVVNVTFALNFVVLALVWSTIAAPAAEASVDPDAFSTALGASTNVVLGSLLAYLVSQNWDVWIFHRIRDWTGREKLWLRNIVSTGTSQVIDTVIFVSVAFAIAPTVLGVGVALPLEALLALIVGQYLLKLVIAVLDTPIVYAIVALVRSRESSDSEDAYTA, encoded by the coding sequence ATGGACCAGCATCGCGCCGCGCCGTCGATCGCGCAGGTTTCACTGATCGGCCTGTTCGTGGCAGCGCTCGTTACCGCACAGTTGACCGCCTCGAAGGTTCTCGCGTTCGATCTCCCCGCCTCGCTCCCGATCACGGGCGCGGAACTCGTCCTCCCCGGGGCGGCGCTGGCATACGCGTTGACCTTCCTCGCGAGCGACTGCTACACCGAACTGTACGGCCGGCGGGCGGCCCAGATCGTCGTCAACGTTACGTTCGCGCTGAACTTCGTCGTCCTCGCGCTCGTCTGGTCGACGATCGCCGCTCCCGCGGCGGAGGCGAGCGTCGATCCCGACGCGTTCTCGACGGCGCTCGGCGCCTCGACCAACGTCGTCCTCGGCAGCCTCCTCGCGTACCTCGTGAGCCAGAACTGGGACGTCTGGATCTTCCACCGGATTCGCGACTGGACCGGTCGCGAGAAGCTCTGGCTGCGCAACATCGTCTCGACCGGCACCAGCCAGGTGATCGACACCGTCATCTTCGTCTCGGTCGCGTTCGCCATCGCGCCCACCGTCCTCGGCGTCGGCGTGGCCCTCCCGCTCGAGGCGCTCCTCGCCCTGATCGTCGGTCAGTACCTGCTCAAACTCGTGATCGCCGTCCTCGACACGCCGATCGTCTACGCTATCGTCGCGCTCGTCCGGTCCCGGGAGTCGTCCGACTCGGAAGACGCATACACCGCCTGA